Proteins co-encoded in one Perca flavescens isolate YP-PL-M2 chromosome 11, PFLA_1.0, whole genome shotgun sequence genomic window:
- the hnrnpa3 gene encoding heterogeneous nuclear ribonucleoprotein A3, translating to MEDREAKEPEQLRKLFIGGLSFETTEESLRAHFEQWGTLTDCVVMRDPNNKRSRGFGFVTYAAVEEVDEAMKARPHKVDGRVVEPKRAVSREDSNKPGAHLTVKKIFVGGIKEDTEEYHIREHFEKYGKIECIDIMEERSTGKKRGFCFVSFDDHDTVDKIVAQKFHTINFHNCEVRKALSKQEMSAISTTRGRSGGSGNFMGRGSNFGGGGNFGRGGYGGGRGGYGDDFDNGPGGNYGGGPGYGGGRGGYGGGGGGGPGYGNQGGGFGGSCDGGYGGNDGGYGGGGNYNDFGNYGGQQSNYGPMKGNNFGGRNLGGPYGGGYSSGGGGGGGYGSRRY from the exons ATGGAG GACCGTGAAGCTAAAGAACCCGAGCAGCTCAGAAAGCTGTTTATTGGAGGTCTGAGCTTTGAAACCACGGAGGAGAGTTTACGGGCCCATTTTGAACAATGGGGAACTCTCACGGATTGTGTG GTGATGAGGGACCCCAACAACAAGAGATCAAGAGGGTTTGGCTTTGTGACATACGCCGCTGTAGAGGAAGTCGACGAAGCCATGAAAGCAAGGCCTCATAAAGTTGATGGCCGAGTTGTTGAGCCCAAGAGGGCAGTGTCCagagag GACTCCAATAAACCAGGTGCCCATCTGACCGTGAAGAAAATCTTTGTTGGTGGTATTAAGGAGGACACTGAGGAGTACCACATTCGGGAGCATTTTGAGAAATATGGAAAGATTGAGTGCATTGACATCATGGAGGAACGCTCCACTGGGAAGAAGAGAGGATTCTGCTTTGTCTCCTTTGATGATCATGACACTGTAGACAAAATTGTTG CCCAGAAATTCCACACAATCAACTTCCACAATTGTGAGGTCAGAAAAGCTCTCTCAAAACAGGAAATGAGTGCTATATCCACTACCAGGG GCAGGAGTGGAGGATCTGGAAACTTCATGGGGAGAGGTAGTAATTTTGGAGGTGGTGGCAATTTCGGTCGAG GTGGCTATGGTGGAGGACGAGGTGGTTATGGCGATGATTTTGACAATG GTCCAGGAGGAAATTATGGTGGAGGACCAGGTTATGGAGGGGGTCGAGGGGGCtatggaggtggtggtggtggtggtccaGGGTATGGCAACCAGGGTGGTGGATTTGGTGGCAGCTGCGATGGAGGTTACGGAGGCAATGacggag GATATGGAGGAGGTGGAAATTACAACGACTTTGGAAATTATGGTGGACAGCAGTCCAACTATGGGCCCATGAAGGGAAACAACTTTGGGGGCAGAAATTTGGGTGGACCCTATGGCG GTGGCTACAGCTctggtggtggtggcggaggTGGCTATGGCTCACGGCGATAttaa
- the nfe2l2a gene encoding nuclear factor erythroid 2-related factor 2a, producing MMMEMEVMHSGQQDMELIDILWKQDIDLGARREVYDYNHRQKEHELRRQRELEEEKRQHLVLEQEKALLAELELDEETGEYIPRPPPSAPLQVAVAPLEVTQNVSFTGEDGDAMSFDECLQLLAETFPVENTENTSVCLDTTAVSAPMMPPEQPALPLATLSPGPLLPPPTPSPPPQRMSLDLEQAWMELLSLPELQQCLSMQMEDTLETTTYPLPNITEEQNPSYTFYPMSNLTDREPNSLNVCPAEFMNTFEVSVPSMVPPDNLSLIKAKAPQLNDKFPAESFCDIFYPNAILEESSGQHGLEGNESNAMSDIPNKPPFTPVDIYSLSAGDAFDRRSKENLTAELPDSDSGISSNISPNASSPGKSLYGDESFGYSDSDMEEMDHNPGSVESDYSEMFLLNFQPDDLQQAIPLSAPMGQPQQQQEKKPKQHKTDPAEENGHNNAPFTKDKQKKRSEVRLSRDGQRAKALKIPFTVDMIINLPVDDFNEMMSKHQLNEAQLALVRDIRRRGKNKVAAQNCRKRKMENIVGLESNLDSLKDEKARLLEEKSQNITNLKEMKQQLNSLYLEVFGMLRDEKGNSYSPSDYSLQQSTDGNVFLVPRIKKTFIKSEDSVLSPL from the exons ATGATGATGGAAATGGAGGTGATGCATTCCGGTCAACAG GACATGGAGCTGATTGACATACTGTGGAAGCAGGACATTGATCTCGGCGCCAGGCGTGAAGTTTATGACTACAACCATCGTCAGAAAGAACATGAGCTGCGGAGGCAGCGGGAGctggaagaagagaagaggcAGCATCTGGTCCTGGAGCAGGAGAAGGCCCTGCTGGCAGAGCTCGAGCTCGACGAGGAAACGGGAGAGTACATACCCCGCCCGCCACCCAGCGCCCCACTGCAGGTGGCTGTCGCACCTCTAGAGGTTACACAG AATGTCAGCTTCACAGGAGAGGACGGTGACGCCATGTCATTTGATGAATGTTTGCAACTTCTGGCAGAGACGTTTCCTGTAGAGAACACTGAG AACACCTCAGTTTGCCTGGACACAACTGCTGTTTCAGCCCCCATGATGCCCCCTGAGCAGCCAGCTCTGCCACTGGCCACCCTCTCCCCAGGTCCACTACTACCACCACcaacaccatcaccaccaccacagaGGATGTCCCTAGATTTGGAGCAGGCCTGGATGGAGCTTTTGTCCCTCCCTGAGCTGCAG CAATGCCTGAGCATGCAAATGGAGGACACACTTGAGACCACAACTTATCCTCTTCCAAACATCACTGAAGAGCAGAATCCAAGCTACACTTTTTACCCCATGAGCAATCTCACAGACAGGGAACcaaacagtttaaatgtttgtcCTGCAGAGTTTATGAATACATTTGAGGTCTCTGTTCCCAGTATGGTCCCACCAGACAATCTCAGCCTGATTAAGGCAAAAGCTCCTCAGTTAAATGATAAATTCCCTGCAGAAAGTTTCTGTGACATATTTTACCCCAATGCCATTCTGGAAGAGAGCAGTGGTCAACATGGccttgaaggaaatgaaagtAACGCCATGTCAGATATCCCAAACAAGCCTCCTTTCACACCAGTGGACATTTACAGCCTCTCAGCTGGAGATGCATTTGACAGAAGAAGCAAAGAGAATCTGACAGCAGAATTGCCAGACTCAGATTCAGGAATCTCTTCAAACATAAGTCCAAATGCTAGTTCACCTGGGAAGTCTTTGTATGGAGATGAGTCCTTTGGTTACAGCGATTCAGACATGGAAGAGATGGACCACAATCCTGGAAGTGTAGAATCTGACTACTCAGAGATGTTCTTACTCAATTTCCAACCTGATGATCTTCAGCAGGCAATTCCTTTATCTGCACCAATGGGGCAGCCACAACAGCAGCAGGAAAAGAAACCCAAACAACACAAGACGGACCCGGCTGAGGAGAACGGCCACAACAACGCCCCCTTCACCAAAGACAAGCAGAAGAAACGCTCGGAAGTGCGTCTCTCCAGAGACGGGCAGAGGGCTAAGGCCCTCAAAATCCCTTTCACTGTTGACATGATTATCAATCTGCCTGTTGATGACTTCAACGAGATGATGTCGAAGCACCAGCTGAACGAGGCCCAGCTGGCCCTGGTCCGAGACATACGCCGCCGCGGCAAGAACAAGGTAGCTGCCCAGAACTGCCGAAAACGCAAGATGGAGAACATAGTGGGTCTGGAGAGCAACCTGGACTCACTGAAGGATGAGAAGGCGCGTCTGCTGGAGGAGAAGAGCCAAAACATCACAAACCTGAAGGAAATGAAGCAGCAACTCAACAGCTTGTACCTGGAGGTCTTCGGCATGTTGAGAGATGAGAAGGGCAACTCCTACTCCCCCTCCGACTACTCCCTCCAGCAGTCAACTGACGGCAACGTCTTCTTAGTTCCTCGCATCAAAAAGACTTTCATCAAGAGCGAAGACAGCGTCCTGTCTCCTTTGTAA